A region of Necator americanus strain Aroian chromosome I, whole genome shotgun sequence DNA encodes the following proteins:
- a CDS encoding hypothetical protein (NECATOR_CHRI.G3929.T1) has product MKWSGPQSEIAKSVSSYTESDRISNRSRIHRNQNGITIWLRILLDELVHRIDWGFIMDIKLLNYLPIVLRTKKRRTLCCRRGFRLLVVVC; this is encoded by the exons ATGAAGTGGTCAGGTCCGCAAAGTGAAAT aGCGAAATCCGTAAGCAGTTACACGGAAAGCGACAGAATTTCCAATCGATCACGG ATTCATAGGAATCAGAATGGAATCA CCATATGGTTGCGGATTTTACTAGACGAGCTGGTTCACCGAATTGACTGGG GATTTATTATGGATATTAAGTTGCTGAACTATCTCCCTATTGTACTGAGaacaaagaagaggagaacTTTGTGTTGCAGAAGAGGTTTTCGTTTGTTAGTGGTGGTATGTTGA